The genomic interval TCGTATTTTTAAAATCATGAGAAGTCATATATAAAAATTCAACATTAATTTGTAATGGAGTGTTCGATAGTAATCGTAAAATTTGTCTTTCAGTTATTAATTTACGCGGCATGAGATTGACCACCAGCAAATTTAAAGGGCGAATATTTTGATTCTTCGCTCGTTCATCATTCATAACAAAAATATTATCCGCTCGCAAATCATCAATTGCGGGCAGACCTTCAATCACTTTTACCGGCATAAATCACTCAACTTTCAAATAGAATTAGACTCAATTATAGCCCTTCGTGATTTTTTTGCAATAGTCTCGCATTTTAATTCTGTGATGGTCTAATTTAAAATTTTTAATCTTATAATAAAACTTGCCTATGGCAAGTCTCGTTTTGTATTTTATTTATTTATTTATAATTCGAGCAATGATTTTATCATAGATTACTCTCATTTCTTTTTCTGAGGATTTTTCGGAAAATTTTTCTAGGGGAATCCAGGCTAATCCCCCTGTTTCATCCGTATTCTTTTGAAGTGAATCACTTTCCTTTGCTTCAAATAAAAAAGTAACATTAAGATGAATATGAGCACTGACATAACCATATTTTCTGTGATGATGTCCAAAAACAGGTAAGGCTTCAATTGAAATTGGCATTTCTGAAAGTTTTTTGAAAGATCGCAGTCCCGTTTCTTCTTGAACTTCTTTTACCGCTACAGCTAATAAGTCAGCATTGCCATCAGCATGGCCGCCTACCCAACCCCAACTTTGATAAATCTTATGATAAATTCCTAAAATTTTATCATGACTTTCATTCAAAACAAATGCACTTGCTGTAAAATGTGCAATAGAAGACCGATTCAAATTTTTTTCATCAGCTGCAAAATCTTGAAAAACTTTAAAATCTGTTTTTTCTTGCTGACCTTCTGGTACAAAATTCTCTAATAATTTTTCTATTTGATTTTTCATTTTTCACCTCACAAAATTATTACAATGATACTCATTAAAATTAAAGAAATAAACATGGATAAACTTATTGTCAATCCAGCTAAGGCCTTATCATTTCCAAGTTCTATAGCCTGAATCATATGTAAAAAGGACATTGGGCAAAAGAAGATTAATAAAAGAATTTCTTTTATTATAGCTGGAAATGGAAGGAAAAAATAAACCAAACTAGCTAAAATAAAGGCTAGTAAATAGCGCCAAGTCAATATTTTTAAGACAAGTTTTAATTTTCCCTTTGGCAGACGAAATTCCATAAAAAGCCCAATCGTAAAGATAGATAAAAGAGTATTAGCATTTGCTAAGGGGCGAATTGGAATCAGCCATTCATCCGGAAAAGATAGGCCGAAAATTGCTAAAATAAACATAAAAATATAAACAACAAAGGGTGGATTACGAAATAAGACGCCAAATATTTCTTGTAAGATAAAGCCGTGTTTTTTTCTACCACTTGAAAGTTCAACAATTGCTTGAGTAGTCCCTGTCACCATTAATGAATTTCCCATGTCAAACATGGCAAGAAATGGAATTGCTGCTGGAAAAAAACTAGAAACAAAAGGAATTGAAAAATTTCCGATATTATAACCTGACAAATCAAACATATAAAGTCCACGTTCTTCAACAGTAGCTTTTCGTCCAATAAATTTTCCTAGAAAAACTAAAAGAAGATTGAAAAAAAGTCCCATAAACATCAAGATAAAAAAAATATTAGAGAGTTTCGTATGATTGACTCCAATTAAAATTGTTGCTGGCAAGGTTAGATAAACAACCATTTTTGAAGTTAATGCTCCGTCTTTTTGATGAAGAATTCTAATTTTCTTTAGTAGGAGAGCTAAAAATAAAACAAGCATGATACTCAAGGCGTTGAGAAGAATTGTAGTCATTATTTTACTTTCTGTCAGTCGTTTTTTATTCTGTCAGTAATTTTGTAACTCCTAAGTTTACTGACAGCCTATCTCAATTAATTCTAGCATTTTTTTAAGCAAAAACTCCCGTAAAAATACGAGAGTCTTTTTTGATTATTTAATTTCAATGGTATATTCACAAGAAAATTTTCCTTCTGGTGCCAATTGATTGATTCCAAATTTGTTGGTAATATCTCCATCAGTATTTTCATCATCTGCAATTCCACACCAAGGTTCGATACAAACAAAGGGTGCTTCATTTGGATAAGGTGACCATAAACCAAAATAAGGCATATTTTTCCATGTTAGGCTGACTTCGTGGTCATCTAATTTATTGGTCAATGAAACTTTCATCTCCTTTGATGAGGTATAAACTAAAGCATCTTTATCAAAAAGTGCTCTTGTTAACGGAAGTTGACTGACTTGACTTTCAACTCTTTCGTCTAGTTTCAAAGTTCCTGACGGTGGATCAAGTGGAATAAATGTCCGCTTTTCATCTGGTGAAATTATTAATTGGTAATCTTCAAAAGTTCCATTTTTTAAAGGAACATTGAAAGCTGGGTGAGCCCCTACGCCAAAAGACATGAATTTTTCATCTTCATTTTTCACTTCATAACGAACTCTAATTTTATTGTCTACTAGTTTATAAGAAACACGGAAAACAAAATGAAAGGGATAGTGATTTAAGCTATCTTCATTGTCACGAAGTTCAAAAACAAGTTCATCAGCTGATTTCTTAATTAATTCAAAGTCATTATCACGTGCAAAACCGTGTCCGCCCATTTTATAAGTTTTGTCATTATAGCGATATTCCCCATTTTTCAATTTCCCTACGATTGGAAAGAGAACTGGAGCATGACGGCCCCAAAATTTTGCATCTGCTTGCCACAAATATTCAATATCATCATGTTGAATAGAATGCATTTCTGCTCCAAAAGTATCCACAACAACATTTAAGTGGTCATTTTTTAAAGTGTAATTCATAAAAAACTCCTTATATTTTTTTAACTTCCTCTATTTTACCATTTTTACTAACAAAAATTTCTGTCAGTAAAAAAATGTACGCCACACTTCAGAATGTTGACAAAGTACTTTCCACAAAAAATCAAAAAGTTAAATTATGACTCAAATGTCTGTGGAAATAGACAAAAGAGGAGCCGCTTGGGCTCCCCTTTTAACAATCCACTCGACTGCGAGAGTGGAGAGCCTAGCATGAAGTGCGAAGCTGTTCCACACCAAATTGTTCAAATTTAGGTGCAAAACAGCTTTTTTATTCACTTGAACCATGCGCCACGGTTTAATCTTTTCTTGGTTTATAAAAATTACGATTAGATAAAGCCCAAACGCGTTGACTAAATTGACCTGGGTCAAGCGTTTGAGTCGCCGTAGTCATCATCATCATATTGGCATCCATAACATCAATTTGATGAATCATTTCTGCTTCCATAATTTGCGGACGAACAGGGCTACCATATTCCAACTCACCATGATGACTCAACAAACAATGACGAAGCATTAATAAATCTTCATTGTCATCATCAAAGCCAAGTTCAATGGCGGCTTTACTCACTTCTTCATCAATCAAAACAATGTGCCCAAGCAAATTTCCGCGCAAAGTATAAGAAGTATTTTCCGCACCTGTAAACTCTAAACATTTTGCCATATCATGCAGTAAAACACCGGCAAACATCAAATTTTCGTTGAGTTGTGGATAAACTTCGCAAACTTTTTCTGCTAATTGAAGCATGGTGGTTGTATGGAAAGCAAGACCTCCTTCAAAAGCATGGTGATTAGTTTTTGCAGCAGGAAATTCATAAAATTCTTTATCAAATTTTTTCAAAATCGTTCGTACAATTCGATTTAAAGTCGCATTTTCAATACGGAAGACGATTGATTGAACATATTCACGTAGATCTTTTTCTTGAACAGGAGAACTTTCTCGGTAATCATGAGGTTGATTAGGTTCACTATCTGTCGCCAAACGTAATTGTATTTTATTGACTTGAGGCATTCCATTATAAAGTTCTTTGAGAGCCTTCATATGTACGACACGTCCAGCTCTAAATTGTTCAACCGCTTTAGGATTGGCATCCCAAATATTTCCGTTGATTGTTCCTGTTCGGTCTTGAAAACTTAAAGCTAAAAAGTCTTTTCCTGCACGAGTTTGACGTAATTCAACTGATTTAATCAGATAAAACCCTTCAAAAAATTCGCCAATTTCTAAGTTTTTAATGAGCACCATGTTTTCTCCTTTAAGATGTGAGAACGAGCATTCAGAAGTGATGAAAATTGTGGTTCTGAATATAATCCAGTTCCTATTTCACACGCTTCTACGAGCCCGAACTCAGTTAAATTAATTTGCAGGGGCGCTTCATTTCACCAAAGAAATAAATGTTTTTCTTTCTTACGTCCCACTTTTATATGTTAATTTTTTACCGCTTTTAAGAGCGACTTTCTTAGATATCGAACCTAAACTAGAAAGAGAAGTTTATTCATTATCTATCCCTAGAAGTTCACTACTTTTACTATTATCAATTTCATTGATATTCCGTAATTTCCGATTCATCACATTTGTTCTTGTGGTGATTAGATTGCTAATCTCTTTTTCAGATTGTTGCAGACGTTCTTGAACTTTTTTCAGTGAACCTTCAAACTTACCAAATTCTGTTTTGACAGCACCTAGTAGCTCATAAACTTCAGCTGATTTTTGTTCGATTTGCAAAGTTTTAAAGCCCATTTGCAAACTGTTCAAGACGGCTGTCATTGTCGTTGGACCTGTCACATTGACCTTGTAATCACGACTGATTTGTTCATAAAGTTCAGGGTTATTGACCACTTCCATAAACAGCCCTTCAGTTGGTAAAAACATGATGGCAAAATCTGTTGTTTTTGGTGGAACAATATATTTTTCACTGATTGATTTGGCTTGAGCTTTGACGGCATTAAACAATGCTTTTCTTGTCTTATCAATTTCCAGACTGTCATTTGATTCTAAAGCCATTTGCAAGCGTTGATAATCTTCCATCGGGAATTTTGAGTCAATTGGTAATAAAAGCTCTGAATCATCAGATTTTCCAGGTAAAATCAAAGCATAATCAACTGCATTGCCCCCTTGGATATTGACTTGTTCACGGTATTGACTACTTGTAAACATTTGCTCTAAAATTCGGCCTAACTGAATTTCACCAACAATCCCACGTGTTTTAACACCGGTCATTACCTTTTGTAAGCTGTCCACATCGCTGGCAAGATTTCTCATTTCGCCCAAGCCCTCTTCCACATTTTTCAAATGTAAAGTTACCTGTTCAAAGGATTGCGAAATTCTGCGATTTAATGTTTCTTGCAATTTTTCATCGACCGTTTCTTGAATCTGACTCAATCTTTTATCATTTGAATCTTGTAATTCTTTAAATTTATGGTCAAATTTGGCGGTAATTGACTCTGTCAGTTCTGACAGTTTACTAACCGTTCTATCAGTAGATTCTACCAAACTTACAGAAATTTTTTCTAATTTTTGCTCATTTGAGTTTTGTAAATCTTTAAACTGCCAATCAAACTTACTATTGATATTTTCTGTCAGTGCCGAAAAATCATTATTGACTGAACGTAAACTACTAGAAAGTTCCTGCCTATTTTGCGCAAGTTGCTGGTTAATATCTGAGCGCATTTCCGATAAATTTTGATTAAGATAATTTAACTGATGACTCGTATTTCCTTTGTCAGTTTTTTTGAAAAAATTGGCAAGGGACAGTAAAATCAAAAGTATAAGTAATATAATAATTATGACTTCCATCTTGATTTTTTATTTTCCTACTTTTTCTAA from Lactococcus lactis carries:
- a CDS encoding NUDIX hydrolase, giving the protein MKNQIEKLLENFVPEGQQEKTDFKVFQDFAADEKNLNRSSIAHFTASAFVLNESHDKILGIYHKIYQSWGWVGGHADGNADLLAVAVKEVQEETGLRSFKKLSEMPISIEALPVFGHHHRKYGYVSAHIHLNVTFLFEAKESDSLQKNTDETGGLAWIPLEKFSEKSSEKEMRVIYDKIIARIINK
- a CDS encoding AEC family transporter, which codes for MTTILLNALSIMLVLFLALLLKKIRILHQKDGALTSKMVVYLTLPATILIGVNHTKLSNIFFILMFMGLFFNLLLVFLGKFIGRKATVEERGLYMFDLSGYNIGNFSIPFVSSFFPAAIPFLAMFDMGNSLMVTGTTQAIVELSSGRKKHGFILQEIFGVLFRNPPFVVYIFMFILAIFGLSFPDEWLIPIRPLANANTLLSIFTIGLFMEFRLPKGKLKLVLKILTWRYLLAFILASLVYFFLPFPAIIKEILLLIFFCPMSFLHMIQAIELGNDKALAGLTISLSMFISLILMSIIVIIL
- the rmuC gene encoding DNA recombination protein RmuC codes for the protein MEVIIIILLILLILLSLANFFKKTDKGNTSHQLNYLNQNLSEMRSDINQQLAQNRQELSSSLRSVNNDFSALTENINSKFDWQFKDLQNSNEQKLEKISVSLVESTDRTVSKLSELTESITAKFDHKFKELQDSNDKRLSQIQETVDEKLQETLNRRISQSFEQVTLHLKNVEEGLGEMRNLASDVDSLQKVMTGVKTRGIVGEIQLGRILEQMFTSSQYREQVNIQGGNAVDYALILPGKSDDSELLLPIDSKFPMEDYQRLQMALESNDSLEIDKTRKALFNAVKAQAKSISEKYIVPPKTTDFAIMFLPTEGLFMEVVNNPELYEQISRDYKVNVTGPTTMTAVLNSLQMGFKTLQIEQKSAEVYELLGAVKTEFGKFEGSLKKVQERLQQSEKEISNLITTRTNVMNRKLRNINEIDNSKSSELLGIDNE
- a CDS encoding 3'-5' exoribonuclease YhaM family protein, which encodes MVLIKNLEIGEFFEGFYLIKSVELRQTRAGKDFLALSFQDRTGTINGNIWDANPKAVEQFRAGRVVHMKALKELYNGMPQVNKIQLRLATDSEPNQPHDYRESSPVQEKDLREYVQSIVFRIENATLNRIVRTILKKFDKEFYEFPAAKTNHHAFEGGLAFHTTTMLQLAEKVCEVYPQLNENLMFAGVLLHDMAKCLEFTGAENTSYTLRGNLLGHIVLIDEEVSKAAIELGFDDDNEDLLMLRHCLLSHHGELEYGSPVRPQIMEAEMIHQIDVMDANMMMMTTATQTLDPGQFSQRVWALSNRNFYKPRKD
- a CDS encoding aldose 1-epimerase family protein, with the translated sequence MNYTLKNDHLNVVVDTFGAEMHSIQHDDIEYLWQADAKFWGRHAPVLFPIVGKLKNGEYRYNDKTYKMGGHGFARDNDFELIKKSADELVFELRDNEDSLNHYPFHFVFRVSYKLVDNKIRVRYEVKNEDEKFMSFGVGAHPAFNVPLKNGTFEDYQLIISPDEKRTFIPLDPPSGTLKLDERVESQVSQLPLTRALFDKDALVYTSSKEMKVSLTNKLDDHEVSLTWKNMPYFGLWSPYPNEAPFVCIEPWCGIADDENTDGDITNKFGINQLAPEGKFSCEYTIEIK